The stretch of DNA CAGCGCGATCAGAAACAACCGGCTGAGATTTCTTGCGGGATGCGATCCTACTGGCTGACATCAGGCTGCGAATGAAGAGCCGGCCACGAGAGCTCGGGCCAGCGGTTAGAGAATGCTGGTGGAGTGCGACCTGGCGCCGGGCGCGCCGGCAGCAGGTCAATTTGCCTGCCCAGCTTTGCTGTCCGCGCGGAAGGAAGCTCAGCTTCATCGTTGGGATGACCCTATTGCTGATACCTGGCTGCCGCCCGTCCCCTCTCCGGGGCGCACCCGTGCCCCCGACGGGCACGCCGATGATCCAGCCTGGCTGCGATCCCGCCCGGGACCTGGACCTGGCCCGTTGGCGCCGGGACTACCGGGTGCGCGGCGTCACCCTCGACCAGCTGCAAGCCTCCATGGCACTGCACCGCCCGACCGACGAGGCGGGCATGAAATGGGACGCCGTCACGACCTGGGACGTGCGATGGACGTATCCCTACGTTGAGCAGGAACGGGTATGCCAGATCGGGGAACCGGAGGTCGCCGTCGATATCAGCATGCAGCTGCCTCTGTGGAACCCGCCCCGCGAGGCCGATCCGGCGCAGGTGGAGGATTGGCGCCGGTTCATTCGGGCGCTCGAAACCCACGAGGAAGGGCATGCGCAGATCGCGATCGCAGCCGCGTGCGAGGTCCGCCATGTGCTGATGGATCTGCCGGCGCAGACGCACTGCGATGCGCTCGAGCTCTCGGCCGATCGGGTGACGCAGGTGGTGATTTACAAGTACCGGGGCCAAGAGGCAAGCTACGACTCTGTAACCGGCCATGGAGAGACGCAAGGGGCGCTGCTGCCCTGAGAGCCGCTCTGGTTTGCAGGGAGGCGGGCCCGGCGGATGCCCCTCCCGGCGAAAGGCTGGTCGATGAGGCCAGCCGCCATCCACGCATTCGCCCCGGATGTCGCCAC from Anaerolineales bacterium encodes:
- a CDS encoding DUF922 domain-containing Zn-dependent protease — translated: MIQPGCDPARDLDLARWRRDYRVRGVTLDQLQASMALHRPTDEAGMKWDAVTTWDVRWTYPYVEQERVCQIGEPEVAVDISMQLPLWNPPREADPAQVEDWRRFIRALETHEEGHAQIAIAAACEVRHVLMDLPAQTHCDALELSADRVTQVVIYKYRGQEASYDSVTGHGETQGALLP